The following proteins are encoded in a genomic region of Montipora foliosa isolate CH-2021 chromosome 8, ASM3666993v2, whole genome shotgun sequence:
- the LOC137967754 gene encoding uncharacterized protein, translating to MWALRGCCNPSFSTDPEETKIVYIVLEKDTSKPVYAYCSCTVGLRGDCSHAGALLFVLCDIVSQGKTTLPADPACTELPCSWSNPKGTSVDPIRIEQIHFYKSRFGEQPPAKKFRATPTVSEQFFGVSRNDVSEETVKQLKQNLKMAILAANNDKSMPPVYYLLKPKFMESECTFAETHELPKELDEDDPRMLPSYATDVEATPSVEISSDNVSLPQIMSAPCQKTPEENTTLLPVISPAEQCKSSKESRVPLVPVTLCENGTFEENRFQAPITYPVQIPSIPPLSDSAFEFYNNNVKVSIQQCWEIEKETRPQSSSELWFKQRKLRLTASNFGNIIKRKKADVSKLVNRLSTTCDSLSHLKAIRFGKENEDVASQLYMQYQNSHGSPGTKVFHCGLVINPHFPWLGASPDRLVYDPNARPSTGGLEVKCIESAQAMTPFEAFKSKQTPKEGKKKSFCLKMKDGHLQLNENHNYFYQVQGQEGVSGIKWFDFALLTDPRLGLNGLFVQRIHFEKNKWESEWLPKLTDFYFNHLLPVIIKDNSSL from the exons ATGTGGGCCTTAAGGGGATGCTGCAATCCATCGTTTTCCACTGACCCAGAAGAAACAAAGATTGTGTATATAGTGCTTGAGAAAGATACCAGCAAGCCTGTTTATGCTTACTGTTCTTGCACTGTCGG ATTACGAGGTGACTGCAGCCATGCTGGTGCTCTGTTATTTGTACTTTGTGACATTGTTTCTCAAGGTAAAACCACCTTGCCAGCAGATCCAGCCTGCACAGAACTACCTTGTAGCTGGTCAAATCCTAAAG GTACCTCTGTTGATCCAATAAGGATTGAACAAATAcatttttataaatcaagaTTTGGTGAGCAGCCTCCAGCAAAGAAATTCAGAGCAACCCCGACAGTGTCTGAGCAATTTTTTGGAGTTTCGAGAAATGATGTAAGTGAAGAGACTGTTAAACAATTGAAGCAGAACTTAAAAATGGCCATACTTGCTGCCAACAATGACAAGTCCATGCCACCTGTTTATTATCTACTAAAGCCCAAGTTCATGGAATCTGAATGCACATTTGCTGAAACCCATGAGCTACCAAAAGAGCTGGATGAGGATGATCCCAGAATGCTACCCAGTTATGCTACTGATGTTGAAGCCACTCCTTCCGTGGAAATATCCTCTGACAACGTTTCTCTCCCACAGATCATGTCAGCTCCATGTCAGAAAACACCCGAGGAGAACACAACTCTATTGCCTGTGATTTCTCCAGCTGAACAGTGTAAATCTTCCAAAGAAAGTCGTGTTCCCTTGGTTCCTGTTACATTATGTGAAAATGGCACATTTGAAGAAAATAGGTTTCAAGCCCCAATTACCTATCCAGTTCAAATTCCTTCAATACCTCCCCTGAGTGACAGTGCTTTTGAGTTCTACAATAACAATGTCAAGGTTTCAATTCAGCAGTGCtgggaaatcgaaaaagaaactCGGCCTCAATCTTCTAGTGAGCTTtggtttaaacaaagaaaactcagATTGACAGCTTCTAATTTTGGAAACATAATTAAACGTAAAAAGGCAGATGTGTCAAAACTTGTAAACCGCTTATCTACCACTTGTGATTCTTTGTCTCACTTGAAGGCTATTAGATTtggcaaagaaaatgaagatGTGGCTTCTCAGCTCTACATGCAATATCAAAATTCACATGGTTCTCCTGGAACTAAGGTTTTTCACTGCGGCCTTGTAATTAATCCACACTTTCCATGGTTGGGAGCTTCTCCAGACAGGCTAGTTTATGATCCCAATGCTAGGCCATCAACTGGTGGTTTGGAAGTGAAATGCATTGAATCTGCGCAGGCGATGACACCATTTGAAGCATTTAAAAGTAAGCAAACTCCAAAAGAAGGTAAAAAGAAATCTTTCTGCCTGAAAATGAAAGATGGCCATCTGCAGCTGAATGAAAATCACAATTACTTTTACCAGGTCCAGGGTCAAGAAGGAGTATCAGGAATAAAATGGtttgattttgctttgttgaCAGATCCTCGCCTTGGCTTAAATGGATTGTTTGTACAAAGAATTcactttgaaaaaaacaaatgggAGTCTGAGTGGCTGCCAAAGCTTACAGATTTTTATTTCAACCACCTCCTGCCTGTTATTATCAAAGATAATTCTTCCTTGTAG